ACAGTCTACCACAGGTTTACCGGTCCAGAGCAAATATTTAACTATTTTTTTTACGCTTAGAGGAAGGCAAAATATTCATCATTTCTCGATACTTCGCAACCGTCCGTCGCGCGACGCTAATGCCTTGTTGCCCTAAAATTCCTACCAAATCTTGATCGCTATATGGATTTGCTGGTGCTTCAGCCCGAATGATTGTTCTAATTTTTTCCTTAACTGATTCTGAAGAGATATCTCCCCCGAAACTACGCAGACCCGAAGAGAAGAAATATTTTAACTCAAATACTCCATGCGGAGTGTGCACAAATTTATTGGTCGTGATTCGACTGATTGTTGATTCGTGCAAACTCAATTCCTGTGCGACATCTTTCAAAACCAGTGGTTTCAAGGCCGAAATTCCTTGATCGAGAAAATCATTCTGAAAGCGCATGATGCTTTCCGTTGCGCGCAAGAGAGTTTTCTTACGTTGCTGAATTGATTTAATTAGCCATGTTGCTGATTTGATTTTTTGTTCGAGAAAAAGCTTTTCCTCGGGGCTGGCCTGCTCGACTTGTTTTAATAGATCTTGATAGCTGTCGCTGAGGCGAATTTGAGGAATGCCCGTGTCATTTAAGGTAATTTCACACTGTCCGTTAATCTTGCTCACGTAAACATCCGGAGTAATATAAATTGGCGTTTCTTCATAAAAAATTCGTCCCGGCCAGGGATCAAAATGGCGGATCGCTTGCAGCGCAGCTTCCACTGCCTCGGCGGTGGTATTTTCCAGTGCGGCAATTTTAGCGAAATCCATGTTGCTGATGTCTTCTAGATATACGTCAACAACGCGATAAACTAAATCGTTGATATGCCCATAGGCAATTGCCTGTAAGAGCAAGCACTCACGCAAATCACGTGCAGCAATACCGGGTGGGTCGAGGTCTTGCAGATATTCAAGTAAAGTGTGCGCCTCTTCAGGGGCTGCGCCGCATTCATGCGCAATTGTTTCGAGATCGCCCTCAAAGTACCCGTCACTATTTAAGTTTGCCAGTAATTGTTCGAGAATTTGCTTCTCGAGAGTTGTAAATTCTTCACTACGAATTTGCTGTAAGAGGTGATCAATTAATCCAGATTCTGGACAGGCCACATTATTTAGTGAAAAATCCTCGCCTTCATCATCAAAATCTTTGCGCTTGTTTCCACGGAAGCGATCAGCATTGACACCCGTCTCGAGACGATCCCAGGAAGAATATTCTCTTAATTCGCGTTGATATGCCTCGAGCAGATCTTTACTATTTTGCGCTGCAGGAACTTCCTCAAGCACTGGATTCTCTAAGAGCGCCTCTTCAATCGCTTGAGCGTATTCCATACGCCCGAGCTGCAAGAGTTTAA
The window above is part of the bacterium genome. Proteins encoded here:
- the rpoN gene encoding RNA polymerase factor sigma-54; translated protein: MSVGLKLSQKLTQNLVLTPELQQSIKLLQLGRMEYAQAIEEALLENPVLEEVPAAQNSKDLLEAYQRELREYSSWDRLETGVNADRFRGNKRKDFDDEGEDFSLNNVACPESGLIDHLLQQIRSEEFTTLEKQILEQLLANLNSDGYFEGDLETIAHECGAAPEEAHTLLEYLQDLDPPGIAARDLRECLLLQAIAYGHINDLVYRVVDVYLEDISNMDFAKIAALENTTAEAVEAALQAIRHFDPWPGRIFYEETPIYITPDVYVSKINGQCEITLNDTGIPQIRLSDSYQDLLKQVEQASPEEKLFLEQKIKSATWLIKSIQQRKKTLLRATESIMRFQNDFLDQGISALKPLVLKDVAQELSLHESTISRITTNKFVHTPHGVFELKYFFSSGLRSFGGDISSESVKEKIRTIIRAEAPANPYSDQDLVGILGQQGISVARRTVAKYREMMNILPSSKRKKNS